GACGGCGCCGTGTCCAGCCGACGACCACATTGCCGTCCGGACGCGACGAGGCCGCCCACCATCCAGTGGGCGGCCTCCTCGATCGCGCCGAGCGTGCAACCTTCCTCGACCGATGCCGATGTCTTGGTCGATCGGCGCCGACGTCTCGGCAGGTCAGTCGGTGCCGAACTCCATCGCCGCTTCGTCGAGTGCGAGAGCGTCGGCGTCGACGTTCGGGTTCGACGCGATCTGCTGCGCGCCACCGGGCTCGAGCTGGCCGACGAGGTCGGTCTGCGCCTTGCCCAGCCCGCCGCGTGCGGCGTAGAACTCGAGCTTGCCACGCGTGTCGGCGATGTCGAGGTTGCGCATCGTCAGCTGCCCGATGCGGTCGACGGGGCCGAATGCGGCGTTCTCGGTGCGCTCCATGGACAGCTTGTCGGGGTGGTAGGAGAAGTTGTCGCCCTGGGTGTCGACGATCGAGTAATCCTCGCCGCGACGAAGGCGCAGCGTCACCTCACCCGTGACGGCGGACGCCACCCAACGCAGCAGACCCTCGCGGATCATGAGCGACTGCGGGTCGAACCAGCGTCCTTCGTACAGCAGCCGCCCGAGGCGCCGTCCGTCGTTGTGGTACGCGGCGATGGTGTCCTCGTTGTGGACGGCGTTAAGCAGCCGTTCGTAGGCGATGAACAGCAGCGCCATGCCGGGCGCCTCGTAGATGCCGCGCGACTTGGCCTCGATGATGCGGTTCTCGATCTGGTCGCTCATGCCGAGCCCATGGCGTCCGCCGACGGCGTTGGCCTCCTGGAACAGGGCGACGACGTCGCCGCCGAAGTCGTCACCGTTGATCGCGACGGGCAGCCCCGATTCGAAGCGGATGACGACGTCCTCGGTGTCGATCTTCACCGCGTCGTCCCAGTACGCGACACCCATGATCGGCTTGACGATCTCCATCGACTCGTCGAGGTGCTCGAGCGTCTTTGCCTCGTGCGTCGCGCCGAGGATGTTGGCGTCCGTCGAGTAGGCCTTCTCGGCCGAGTCGCGGTAGGGCAGATCGTGCGCCGTCAGCCATTCGGACATCTCCTGGCGCCCACCCAGTTCGCTGACGAAGTCGGCGTCGAGCCACGGCTTGTAGATGCGCAGGCCCGGGTTGGCGAGCAGACCGTAGCGGTAGAAACGCTCGATGTCATTGCCCTTGAACGTCGAGCCGTCGCCCCAGATCGACACACCGTCGGCCTGCATGGCGCGCACGAGCAGCGTGCCGGTGACGGCGCGACCCAGCGGCGTCGTGTTGAAGTACGTGCGCCCGCCGGAGCGGATGTGGAACGCGCCGCACGCAATGGCGGCGAGACCCTCCTCGACGAGCGCCTTCTTGCAGTCGACGAGACGCGACAGTTCGGCGCCGTACTGGCCGGCACGGCCCGGGATGCCTTCGATGTCGTCCTCGTCGTACTGGCCGAGGTCGGCGGTGTAGGTGCAGGGGACGGCGCCCTTGTCGCGCATCCAGGCGACGGCCACGGAGGTGTCGAGGCCACCGGAGAAGGCGATGCCGACGCGTTCGCCGACGGGCAGGGAAGTCAAGACCTTGGACATGCCTTCAGAATACCCCGACTGAGTAGTTATGCCAAAACAGTGCATAACTACTCAGTCGGCAGGCCTGGGGAGGCGGGACGACGCGCCGGCGCCCCGCAGCGCGAGCCTGGCACCCACGTGTGCACCGACCCGACTACCCGACCTAGGCGCGCCATCGATCGCTCAGCCGCCGATGGCGCTCATCGGCCGCGGCGGCTGGAGGAATCCGGGTTCGTCGATGCCGTGGCCGGGTTGCTTGCCGGCGAGGCAGGCTCGGATGCGGGCGCGGACATCGGCGTCCGCGCCACCGCTGCGCAGCACCGAGCGCACGTCGGTCTCGCCGCGCGCGAACAGGCACGAGCGCAGCTGTCCGTCGGAGGTGAGCCGCAGCCGGTCGCACGCGCCGCAGAACGGCATCGTCACGCTCGCAATGATGCCGACGCGGCCCGGGCCTCCGTCGACCTCGTACAGCTCGGCCGGGGCGGCGCCGCGTCCGGGCAGCGCGTCCAGTGAGTGCGTGCGACGCAGCAGGGCGAGCGTCTCGGCAGCCGTCACCATCTCGGCGCGGTTCCACACGTGCCCGCCGTCGAGCGGCATCTGTTCGATGAAACGCAGTTCGTGCCCCTCAGCGAGGGCCCAGTCGAGCAGTGCAGGCGCCTCGTCGTCGTTGACACCGCGCAGCAGCACCGTGTTGATCTTGATCGGCGCGAAACCGGCGCAGCGCGCCGCGTCGAGACCGGTCATGACGTCGTCGAGTCGATCCCGACGGGTCATGGTCGCGAAACGCGAGGGCGAGAGCGTGTCGAGGCTGACGTTGAGTCGCGCCAGGCCCGCGTCGCGCAACGGTTTCGCCAACTGCGCGAGCCGAACGGCGTTCGTCGTCATCGACAACTCGGGGCGCCCGCCCGGCCCCTCGAGTGCCGCCAGGCGTTCGACGAGGTCGACGATGTCGGGGCGCAGCAGCGGTTCGCCGCCCGTGAGGCGGATCTCGTCGATGCCGGCCTCGACGGCGATGCGAGCCACCGTGACGATCTCGTCGCTCGCCAACAACGAGTCGCGCGGCGCGAGCGGCACACCCTCGGCAGGCATGCAGTAGGTGCAACGCAGATTGCACTTGTCGGTCAGCGAGATGCGCAGGTCACGATGCACCCGCCCGAACGAGTCGACGAGCGGACCGTCATCCGAAACGCCTGCAGCGGTGGAGAGTTCGCCGCGCAGGGCACGGCGCACGCGGGGTGTCGGCAGGTCGATCATGACGGCAGCCCGGACCACACCGCGCTGCCGTCGCGCAGGTGTTGCTGCTTCCACAGCGGGACGTCGTGCTTGATGCGGTCGACCAGTTCGCCGCACACCGTGAACGCCAGGGCACGATGCGGCGAGCTGACGGCGGCGACGATGGCGCTCTCCCCCACCGCGACGCGTCCGATGCGGTGGCTGACGGCCACGCGTGTCTCACCGTACGGATCCAGCTGCGTGACGACGGCCTCCGCCACCTCGCGCAACGTCGCCGCGGCGCTCGGGTGCGCGGTGTAATCGAGCGCGACGACCTCGCCGTCAGCCTCCGGGTCGTGGTTGCGCACCGTCCCGACGAACGTCACGCACGCGCCCTGACGTGCGTCGTCGACGGCGCGCACGTGGGCGTCGACGTCGAGGGGCGAGTCGGTGACGGCGGCGAGCAGGACGGGCATGGGCGCTCCTTCCATCGGCGGCCCAGCGGTGTCCGCGGGACGCAAAAAACGCGGAATCCGATGATTCCGCGTCCTGATGGTGGATGTAAAGGGACTCGAACCCCTGACCTCTCGCGTGTGAAGCGAACGCTCTAACCAACTGAGCTATACATCCGTGTGGTGCGCGGGAAACACTAGCCCACGGCGTCGATGAACACCAAACGGGCCGGCGCGTCAGCCGCCGAGCCCCGGCACGTCGTCGAGCCAGTTCTCGGCGAAGTCCGGCAACCATCCCGGCACCCCGGACACCGCGAACATCGCCCAGAAGATCGCGACGACGAGCGCGAACGTCGCGAGACCGGCCAGCGCCTGCGCCCACCAGCCCTTGCGTTCGAGCCAGTCCCACCACGCTTGCACCTTCGCGCGTACCCAGCCGAGCAGCCGCTGCGCGCGCTCGAACTCGCTCGCCCAGATGCCGAGGCCGAGGAAGATGACGAGCCAGCCCGGCCCCGGAAACGGCAGCAGCACGATGCCCACGATGACGACGATTGCGCCGAGCACACCGACGCCGATGCGGTACAGTCGCGCGCTCTTCGGGTTGGCGCGGATGCGTCGACGCCACTCCCAGTCGTGCTCCTCGCCCTGCCCGGGCTCTCGAGAATCGCGGGAATCAGCGTCGCGGGCGGAGGTCGTCGAGCTCATGACAGCCAAGCCTAACGGGGGCGCCTGAGCCGACCATTCCAACGCCGCGCGCGGGAGACTTCACGGCCGGGCGTGAACCGACGTCAACCCACATCAACCGCCACGACATCGCGCCGCCCCGTGTCGAGGGAACCCCACGCCGAGGCAGACCCGACGGGAACCCGCCGTCAGCCGAGCAGCTCACCCTGACGCTCGGCGAAGATCGCCGCGATGCGCGAGGTCATGGGTCCGGGGGTGCCCTCGTCGCACAGCGCCCGGTCGTTCATGGCGTGCACGCCCTGCACGTCGCGTGTCGAGGAGGTGACGAACGCCTCGTCGCATTCGTCGAGCACGTCGAAGCTCAGGTGTTCCTCGGCGATCTCGACGCCGGCCTCGCGCGCCCACTCGATCGTCAGCGCGCGCGTGATGCCGGCGAGCGGGCCGTCCTCGAGCGGCGGCGTGACGACGCGCTCACCGAGCACGACGAAGATGTTCGACCCGGTGCCCTCGCACAGGTTGCCGAGCGTGTTCGAGAAGATCGCCTCGCTCGCGCCGGCCTCCTTGGCCGCGGCGAGCGCGACGACGTTCTCCGCGTACGACGTCGTCTTCAACCCGGCGACGGCCGAGTTCTCGTTGCGCGTCCAGCGCACCGTCGCGACCTTCGTCGTCGGCGCGGGTCGCGGCACGGCGCCCGCCGTCACGATGTACGTCTGCGGGGCGTCGCCGCGATCCGAACCGAGTGGGCCGACGCCGCCGGTCACGGTGTAGCGCAGGCGCCCGAAGTCGATGTGCTCACCCTCGAGCACGGCCTTGACGCCCTCGTCGATGCGGTCGCGATCGAGCTTCGGCAGGCCGAGGCCGGCGAGGCTGCGATCCATCCGATCATGATGACGCGACAACGCGAACACGCGGCCGCCGTCGATCTTGGCGGTCTCGAACACGCCGTCGCCGACGGTGATGCCGTGGTCGATCGGTGAGATGGCCGCGCCCTCGTCGACGCGGCGACCGTCGACCCAGATCCGGATGCTCATGGTGTCTCCTCCAGTGCCGCGCCCCGCGCAATGGCGAGCAGGCGATGTGCCTTCAGTTCGGTCTCATCCCATTCTGCCGTAGGCACCGAATCCCACGTGATCCCGGCGCCCACCCCGAAGTGGGTCGACGGAGACGATATCCCGTGCCCGTTCGCGGCCGCAGCCCCACCCCCGGCGAGTTTCTGCCAGAACGTACGGATGCCGACGGCCAGCTCCGCGGCGCCCCGATCGGCGTCGATCCACCCGATGGCGCCGCAGTACGGCCCGCGCGCCCCCACCTCGAGTGATTCGATGACGTCGAGAGCCCGCCGTTTCGGGGTGCCCGACACCGAGCCGGGCGGCCCCGTCGCGCTGAGCAGCCGCGCCCACGTCACGCCGTCACAGACCTCGCCCCACACCGTCGAGACGAGGTGGACGAGGCCGGGGTGCTGTTGCATCTCGAGCAGCGGATCGACGCGCACCGAGCCGGGCACACAGACACGTTGCAGGTCGTTGCGCACGAGGTCGGTGATCATGACGTTCTCCGTCACGTCCTTCGCGAGCATCGTCTCCGGACACGTCGACGTGCCCTTGATCGGCGCGGAACTGATGACGGCGCCCTCGCGCGCGAGGTACATCTCCGGCGAGGCACTGACGATCTGCGGCAGGCCCGCGATGTCGATACGCGCGGCGTGACGCGCCGGGTTGTGGGCGAGCACGCCGTGGAACAGGACGTCGAGGTCGAGCGCGGCGTCCGTCGTCAGCGTCCGACAGAGGTTGACCTGGTACACGTCGCCTGCCGCGATGTGCTCGCGGATCCGTTCGACGCCGTCGCAGTAGGCGTCGCGCGACAGCGACGATCGCCATTCGACGTGACATTCCGCGGGCCTTGACGGCGGCTCGGCCAGGGCCGCACTCCCCCGCCACGGCTGCGTCGGGTGCCACACCACCGATCGCATGCGCGCGGCCAACAGCTCGCCCTCGAACGTCTGCACGACGACGTGGAAACCGTGCTCGAGATCGTCGGGATCCGACGTCACCGCCTCGACGTCCCACGCCGTGACGTCGCGAAAGAGCGCACGATCCGTGCTGGCGGCGAGAGCGTCGATCACGAGAGGCCACAGTAGTCCGGCCGCGTCCCGCGCAGGCGGATGCGCCGCAGCGGATGAGCCCGGCCACGTGGCGACCTACCGAGGACGCACGCCCTCTGCCCGGACGCGGGTCACGGTCACGGATTCGCGGCGAGGAAAACGTACGCGAACAGCAGCACGAGCAGGATCCACCCGGAGAACCGCGTCGCGCGGCCCTGGACGATCGTCAGGATGCCGACGACGAGGCTGAGCACGAGCAGCACGATGTGCATGCTGCCGAGGCCCAGTTCAAGCGGTGACGACAGGAACGGCGACAGCGCCGCGAGCGTCGGGATCGTCAGGCCGATGCTCGCCATCGCCGAGCCGTACGCGAGATTGAGGCTGTTCTGAACGCGTCCAGCGCGCGCGTACTTCGCGGCGGCGAGCGTCTCCGGCAGCAGCACGACGAGGGCGATGACGACGCCGACGAAGCTCTGCGGGAAGCCCGCGGCGTCGACGGCCTGTTCGATCGACGGCGACAGCACCTTCGCCAGACCGACGACGGCGACGAGCGCCACGACGAGCAGGCCCAGGCTGACGAGCGCGGCGCGCGTCGACAGGGCCGGGCCGTGGGCGTCCTCGTCGTCGAGCGGCTTGCCGGCGCGGTCGACGGGCACGAAGAAGTCGCGGTGACGCACCGTCTGGGTGAGGACGAACATCGCGTACACACCGATCGAGCTGATCGCGGCGAACGCGAGCTGCGACGGCGAGAACTCCGGCCCGCTGCGGGCCGAGGTGAACGTCGGCAGCACGAGGCACAGCCCCGCGACGGTGACGACGCCCGCCAGCGCGGCCGCCGACCCTTCCGGGTTGAAGCGTGCCAACCCGCGGCGCCCCGCGCCGAGGAAGATGCACAGACCGGCGATGCCGTTGATCGTGATCATGAGCGCCGCGAACACCGTGTCGCGCGCAAGCGTCTCGACGCCGTCCTTGCCGGAGGCCATGAGGGTGACGATGAGCCCCACCTCGATGACGGTGACGGCGACCGCGAGGACGATCGAACCGAGCGGCTCGCCCACCTTTGCGGCGATGACCTCGGCGTGGTGGACGGCGGCGAGAACAGCGCCGAACAACGCCGCGGTGACGAGGACGGCGACGACGCCCGGCAGGCTGCGTCCCCCAGGTGGCCGCGAGGACGACGGCTCCGAGGATCGGAGCCCACGTCGTCCACTGGGCGATTCCTGGTCGGTGCGTGGCTTCGGCGCTCATGCGCTCCCCTTGGATCGTGCGGCGGTCACGGACGCTGCGTGCTCGGCCCCTGCCTGAGGGAGACGGTTCCTGCGAGAGCGAGCCTCGATCAGTCTTGGCCGAATGTGCATCAAGGCCTCCGGCGACACGCCGAAGGCCTTGATGTGATGGTGGGCGATACTGGGTTTGAACCAGTGACCTCTTCCGTGTCAAGGAAGCGCGCTACCGCTGCGCCAATCGCCCCAGATATGGGAATGGAGCGGACAACCGGGCTCGAACCGGCGACCTCAACCTTGGCAAGGTTGCGCTCTACCAACTGAGCTATGTCCGCCTGTTTCCTCGGGCTTTCCGCCCTCGGCAACGACGAGAACGTTACCCGGATCATCGCGCGTTCACCAAATCGGCATCGCCGAGTCGACGGGGATCGGGGCCCACGCACGCCGCTCGTCGAGTGCGCGATCGCGACGACGAAGGCGGGACGGATGACGCTGGCTTCACGCCGACTGTGCCTCATCACCGCCGTGCCGTCCTCGACCTGGCTCATCGCGCCGCTGCTCGATCCGCAGCTGCATCCGTGGACGTCGTACGCCTCGGCGTACTTCGTCTCCGGACGCCCAGCCGCCACGCTCCTGCGCACCACCGACGGCCTCTCGGGAGTGCTGCTCGTCGTCATCTCCGCGCTGTCCTACGCCCGCCTGCGCATCGTGTGGCGGGAGCTGCGCCTCGACCACGACGCCGCAGCGGCCGTCGGTCACGTCTCGACCCGCCGTCGCGAACGCGTCGCCGTGCGGACGTGGTGCGCCGCCACGGTGCGGGCCGCATCGATTCGCCGGGCCGGGCCACCGCCGGGCGTCCGATTCGTCCTCGGCCTCCCCTGCTGAGCCGTTTCCCGGCGCGCTTCCCAGATGATCAGCGTGACGGGCCGCGCGACGCGCGTTCTCGACGCAGGCGACGGGCCCGCGCTCGCCTGCTCCCCCGGCATCGCGTCGTTCGTGTGGGATTGTGCGCCTGTCGCGCCATGCTTGTCGGCCACCCATCGCGTCATCGCCGTCGAAGCTCCCGCCGACGAGCGTCTTGGCACCGGGCACCTCGACGCCGAACGCCTTGATGTCGAGCACCCTGGCGCCGCGCATGTCCTGATGCCGCACGTCGCGATGTCGAACGCGCGGACGCCGACCGTCCCCAAGAACAGAAACGGCCGGCGCGCCGACCATGCTCGAGGACGACGCAGCGCACCTGCTGAACGCGCTCGACGCGCTGGGCGTGCCGGGCCCTGTCACATTCGTCGGTCATTCATTCGGGGCTGTCGTGGCGGAAGCCGCGGCGCGCATGGCCCCGGAGCAGGCCGCGGCCCTCGTCCTGCTCGACGGGTCACTCGCCGAGGACGGCTCCGCCGAGCCCGAGACGCCTCGATCGGGCCGACGCGCACGACTCCTGGCGGCAGCCCTGTGAAGCCGCTCGGCCGTCGCTGCTTGGCGGGTCTGCGGCCCCACGATTCGCACGCTGGCGGTGCCCGCGCGTCGTTCACTCGCGCGATCGGTCCCCGGCCTGCGCGACGAGATGGCGTCGATCAGCGTGCTCGAGACCTGTCTTCACGAATTGTCGGCATATTCGTCCTGCGTTCGTCAGCTGCATGCGCTGCGCACGACGTCACCGCTGACGCCGCAGTTGCCGACGCTCGTCGTCGCCGCCAACGGGCGCCTGCAGCGACGCACGCCAACCCGTTGGGTGCGCGCCGTGCTGCGCCAGGCGCGCGAAATCGCCGCCGATGCAGACGTGCGGAAGGCCGTCCTCGAGCGATCCGGCCATTTCGTCATGCTCGACCGCCCTCAGCGCATGGCCGACCTCATCCTCACGCTCGGATCCCGCTGACGGCGGCGCACCGCGACGCTCCGGCGGCCTCGCACTCTGCGTCCGCTCGATCAGGCGCCGGGCTCGTCGACGATGCCGTCGTCGAAACCCGCCGCGTCGCGACCGTCCGTGAAGTGCAGCGCAGCCTCTTCAGCGCTCGAGGCGCCACCCGCGAAACCGTCGTCCTCGGCGACGAGTTCGGATTCGCGATCCTCCGCCAGGCCCTCGTCGGGGGCGACGACGCGGCCGACGCGCGTGTCGTCGAACTCGTCGTCAGGTGACGGAACGCCGTCGGGGTTGCCGTACGCCGAGTCGGGGTCGACGTCGGGCACCTCCTCCTCGAGGCGCTCGCCGAGGGTCTCGTGCTCGTTCTCCCAGCGCTCGACGTTCGGCTCGCGCTCCGGTGTCGTGAACCCCTGGTCGAGCATGTTCTCGTACGCCTCGCCCGTGACGTCGTCGGCGGCCTGGGCCTGATCCGCGTAGCCGTCCATGGGGCCGAGGTCGAAGTTCGATTCATTCGTCATGACGCCATCATGCGCACATGAGCCCCACCAAGGAAAGCCGGCCGGCCCGCTGCACGTCGGTCGACGGCCCCGCCCGCATGCGCCGCTCGACTTTGCCCCACAACGCGTCATCCATGACGCGTTTCCGGGCGATGGCCGCCGGGCCCCGTGCCCACGGCGTCCCCCACACACCGGCCCGGGATCTCTCGCCCAGCCGGCAGCTGGCAGCCTGCAGCGGAACAGCCACGATGCTCCCGACGGCCGGGCCGTGGGAGCATCGTGGCTGTGTTCTGTTCTGGTGGGCGATACTGGGTTTGAACCAGTGACCTCTTCCGTGTCAAGGAAGCGCGCTACCGCTGCGCCAATCGCCCGAGGTGGAGACGGGATTTGAACCCGTGTAGACGGCTTTGCAGGCCGTTGCCTCGCCTCTCGGCCACTCCACCGAACACGGTTCGCACCGTGCGTGTCCAAGAAGACACAGAGCGGACAACCGGGCTCGAACCGGCGACCTCAACCTTGGCAAGGTTGCGCTCTACCAACTGAGCTATGTCCGCCTGCTACTGCGCTGTCGCGCTGCAACGAGAGGAAACACTAACCGATGCTCACGTTCACGCGCAACGTGGGCGGCGCGGATGCCGCGTCACGCGCTGCGACGCTGCGCCATGTCGTCGGGGCGAGCAGTCTCGGCGGCGGCTTCGCCCTGCGTCGCCACGCCACCGTCGGGCCGCGCCCCACGATCCACCACGGCAGCTCGCTCGCCGTACGGGCGCCCATGCCTTGCGCCGGCCGACGTCTCGTTCTCCTGGTCGTACGGGGCGTCGTCGCCCGCCCGTGAACGCACCTTGGCCACCTGTTCCTCGATGAGCCCACGCGTCCGCGCACGCACTCCGATGGGCGCGGCGGCGACGGGCCACAGCCGCGCGACGGCACTGTTGAGCGCGGCACCGATGAGCACGGCAATCGACAACGAGTACAGCCATATCAGCGCGATGATCGCTGCTGCGAGCGGGCCGTAGATCGAGATGCCGCCGACGGACGCCGACAACCAGCTCCGCAGGAACAGCGAGATGATGACCCAGGCGATGAGGGTGAATCCGGCGCCGGGCAGGTCGCGCACCCATGGCGTGCGCACAGGTGTCGCGATGTAGTAGAGCGTCGCGAACCCGACGATCGTGATGGCGCCGACGACGGGCCAGTACAGCGTCAGCAGGAACAGCAGACCGGGCGGCAGCATGCGTCCGAGCAGATCCGGGCCGATGACGATGAGTGGCAGCACGGCGCCGATGAACAGCAGCGAGACGAAATACAACGTCACCGACAGCGCACGGGCGCGCACGATGCCGCGCACGCCGCCCTGGCCGTACATGATCGAGATGGTGTCGACGATGACGTTGATCATCCGCGAACCGGACCACAGCGACAGCAGGAAGCCGATGGAGACGACGTCGGGGCGTCCGCCCTCGAGCGCGTCGTGCAGCGTCGGCATGACGACGTTCTGCAGCGCCTCCCCCGACAGGATCCCCTCGAGGTAACGCTCGATCGAGCGGACGATGTCGTCCACGGTACGTCCGCCGAGGGCGCCGCCGACGTAGCCCATGACGCCGAGCAGGCCGTAGACGAGCGGCGGGAAGGACAGCAACGCGAAGAAACCCGCCTCGGAGGCGAGGCCGGTGACGCGGTAGCGCATGCACTGGCGCAGCGTCTCGAGCACGAGGCGGCACACGGCGTAGAGGCCGGGCACGCGGCGCGCCACGCGGCGGGCGCGGGTACGCAGCATCGACGGTTGATCCTGCTCCGCCTGCTCGCTCACCCGAGCACGTTAGCGGCGTTCGTCGCGGAAGGCGGGGAGGCTCGCCGCAGCCGTGTCCACGCCCGAACCGGCGTGCGACGAGCGCGTCCTACTTCATGGTTAGGTAGACGCCATGGATATCTGGCCGGGCAAGCCCTACCCCCTCGGTGCCACGTTCGACGGCACCGGCGTCAACTTCGCAATCTTCTCGGAAGCGGCCGAGAAGGTCTTCCTCTGCTTGGTCGACGACGACATGGTCGAGACGCGCATCGAGCTGACGGAGGTCGACGGCCACGTCTGGCATGGTTACGTGCCGAGCGTGCAGCCCGGTCAGCGGTACGGCTACCGCGTCGAGGGCCCGTACGACCCCGAGAACGGGCAGCGTTGCAACGTCAACAAGCTGTTGCTCGACCCGTACGCGAAGGCGATCGAGGGTCAGATCGACGGCGACGAGTCTTTGTTCAGCTACTACTTCCTCGAGCAGGACAAGCGCAACGACGACGACTCGCTCGCTCACACGATGCTGAGCGTCGTCATCAACCCCTACTTCGACTGGGGTCACGACCACCCGCCGCAGCACGAGTACCACCAGAGCGTCATCTACGAGGCGCACGTCAAGGGTCTGACGATGACGCACCCGGACGTGCCGGAGGAGATCCGTGGCACGTACGCCGCGATCGGTCACCCCGCGATCGTGCAGCACCTCGTCGACCTCGGCGTGACGGCGATCGAGCTCATGCCGGTGCACCAGTTCGTGCAGGACACGACGCTCGTCGAGAAGGGCCTGACGAACTACTGGGGTTACAACACGATCGGCTTCCTCGCGCCGCACAACGCGTACTCGGCGAGTGGCGAACGCGGTCAGCAGGTCACCGAGTTCAAGGCGATGGTCAAGGCACTGCACGAGGCGGGCATCGAGGTCATCCTCGACGTCGTCTACAACCACACCGCCGAGGGCAACGAGAACGGCCCGACGCTGAGCTTCCGCGGCCTCGACAACGAGAACTACTACCGCCTCGTCGACGACAACAAGGCGCACTACTTCGACACGACGGGCACGGGCAACTCGCTGCTCATGCGCAGCCCGCACGTGCTGCAGCTCATCATGGATTCGCTGCGGTACTGGGTCAACGAGATGCACGTCGACGGTTTCCGCTTCGACCTCGCTGCGACGCTCGCGCGTCAGTTCCACGAGGTCGACCGGTTGAGCGCCTTCTTCGACATCATCCAGCAGGATCCCGTGATCAGCCAGGTCAAGCTCATCGCCGAGCCCTGGGACGTCGGTGACGGCGGCTACCAGGTCGGCAACTTCCCGC
This region of Dermacoccus nishinomiyaensis genomic DNA includes:
- the argG gene encoding argininosuccinate synthase gives rise to the protein MSKVLTSLPVGERVGIAFSGGLDTSVAVAWMRDKGAVPCTYTADLGQYDEDDIEGIPGRAGQYGAELSRLVDCKKALVEEGLAAIACGAFHIRSGGRTYFNTTPLGRAVTGTLLVRAMQADGVSIWGDGSTFKGNDIERFYRYGLLANPGLRIYKPWLDADFVSELGGRQEMSEWLTAHDLPYRDSAEKAYSTDANILGATHEAKTLEHLDESMEIVKPIMGVAYWDDAVKIDTEDVVIRFESGLPVAINGDDFGGDVVALFQEANAVGGRHGLGMSDQIENRIIEAKSRGIYEAPGMALLFIAYERLLNAVHNEDTIAAYHNDGRRLGRLLYEGRWFDPQSLMIREGLLRWVASAVTGEVTLRLRRGEDYSIVDTQGDNFSYHPDKLSMERTENAAFGPVDRIGQLTMRNLDIADTRGKLEFYAARGGLGKAQTDLVGQLEPGGAQQIASNPNVDADALALDEAAMEFGTD
- the moaA gene encoding GTP 3',8-cyclase MoaA — translated: MIDLPTPRVRRALRGELSTAAGVSDDGPLVDSFGRVHRDLRISLTDKCNLRCTYCMPAEGVPLAPRDSLLASDEIVTVARIAVEAGIDEIRLTGGEPLLRPDIVDLVERLAALEGPGGRPELSMTTNAVRLAQLAKPLRDAGLARLNVSLDTLSPSRFATMTRRDRLDDVMTGLDAARCAGFAPIKINTVLLRGVNDDEAPALLDWALAEGHELRFIEQMPLDGGHVWNRAEMVTAAETLALLRRTHSLDALPGRGAAPAELYEVDGGPGRVGIIASVTMPFCGACDRLRLTSDGQLRSCLFARGETDVRSVLRSGGADADVRARIRACLAGKQPGHGIDEPGFLQPPRPMSAIGG
- a CDS encoding molybdenum cofactor biosynthesis protein MoaE, whose product is MPVLLAAVTDSPLDVDAHVRAVDDARQGACVTFVGTVRNHDPEADGEVVALDYTAHPSAAATLREVAEAVVTQLDPYGETRVAVSHRIGRVAVGESAIVAAVSSPHRALAFTVCGELVDRIKHDVPLWKQQHLRDGSAVWSGLPS
- a CDS encoding TIGR02611 family protein, which translates into the protein MSSTTSARDADSRDSREPGQGEEHDWEWRRRIRANPKSARLYRIGVGVLGAIVVIVGIVLLPFPGPGWLVIFLGLGIWASEFERAQRLLGWVRAKVQAWWDWLERKGWWAQALAGLATFALVVAIFWAMFAVSGVPGWLPDFAENWLDDVPGLGG
- a CDS encoding aminotransferase class IV translates to MSIRIWVDGRRVDEGAAISPIDHGITVGDGVFETAKIDGGRVFALSRHHDRMDRSLAGLGLPKLDRDRIDEGVKAVLEGEHIDFGRLRYTVTGGVGPLGSDRGDAPQTYIVTAGAVPRPAPTTKVATVRWTRNENSAVAGLKTTSYAENVVALAAAKEAGASEAIFSNTLGNLCEGTGSNIFVVLGERVVTPPLEDGPLAGITRALTIEWAREAGVEIAEEHLSFDVLDECDEAFVTSSTRDVQGVHAMNDRALCDEGTPGPMTSRIAAIFAERQGELLG
- a CDS encoding chorismate-binding protein — encoded protein: MIDALAASTDRALFRDVTAWDVEAVTSDPDDLEHGFHVVVQTFEGELLAARMRSVVWHPTQPWRGSAALAEPPSRPAECHVEWRSSLSRDAYCDGVERIREHIAAGDVYQVNLCRTLTTDAALDLDVLFHGVLAHNPARHAARIDIAGLPQIVSASPEMYLAREGAVISSAPIKGTSTCPETMLAKDVTENVMITDLVRNDLQRVCVPGSVRVDPLLEMQQHPGLVHLVSTVWGEVCDGVTWARLLSATGPPGSVSGTPKRRALDVIESLEVGARGPYCGAIGWIDADRGAAELAVGIRTFWQKLAGGGAAAANGHGISSPSTHFGVGAGITWDSVPTAEWDETELKAHRLLAIARGAALEETP
- a CDS encoding calcium:proton antiporter — encoded protein: MFGAVLAAVHHAEVIAAKVGEPLGSIVLAVAVTVIEVGLIVTLMASGKDGVETLARDTVFAALMITINGIAGLCIFLGAGRRGLARFNPEGSAAALAGVVTVAGLCLVLPTFTSARSGPEFSPSQLAFAAISSIGVYAMFVLTQTVRHRDFFVPVDRAGKPLDDEDAHGPALSTRAALVSLGLLVVALVAVVGLAKVLSPSIEQAVDAAGFPQSFVGVVIALVVLLPETLAAAKYARAGRVQNSLNLAYGSAMASIGLTIPTLAALSPFLSSPLELGLGSMHIVLLVLSLVVGILTIVQGRATRFSGWILLVLLFAYVFLAANP
- a CDS encoding DUF5709 domain-containing protein, with the translated sequence MTNESNFDLGPMDGYADQAQAADDVTGEAYENMLDQGFTTPEREPNVERWENEHETLGERLEEEVPDVDPDSAYGNPDGVPSPDDEFDDTRVGRVVAPDEGLAEDRESELVAEDDGFAGGASSAEEAALHFTDGRDAAGFDDGIVDEPGA
- a CDS encoding YihY/virulence factor BrkB family protein; the protein is MSEQAEQDQPSMLRTRARRVARRVPGLYAVCRLVLETLRQCMRYRVTGLASEAGFFALLSFPPLVYGLLGVMGYVGGALGGRTVDDIVRSIERYLEGILSGEALQNVVMPTLHDALEGGRPDVVSIGFLLSLWSGSRMINVIVDTISIMYGQGGVRGIVRARALSVTLYFVSLLFIGAVLPLIVIGPDLLGRMLPPGLLFLLTLYWPVVGAITIVGFATLYYIATPVRTPWVRDLPGAGFTLIAWVIISLFLRSWLSASVGGISIYGPLAAAIIALIWLYSLSIAVLIGAALNSAVARLWPVAAAPIGVRARTRGLIEEQVAKVRSRAGDDAPYDQENETSAGARHGRPYGERAAVVDRGARPDGGVATQGEAAAETARPDDMAQRRSA